The Meriones unguiculatus strain TT.TT164.6M chromosome 1, Bangor_MerUng_6.1, whole genome shotgun sequence genome has a segment encoding these proteins:
- the LOC110562671 gene encoding olfactory receptor 10N1, with protein MRNYSLLSDFILLGIPQTQGLETLLFVVFLFIYFFTLLGNLLIFAAIVSSSTLHTPMYFFLGLLSIFDMLFPSVTCPKMLHYLSGQSPAISYKGCAAQLFFYHFLGSTEGCLYSVMAYDRYVAICHPLRYMLIMKPGVCLGLVAMAWSVGCLHATILTSLTFQLIYCASNQVDYFFCDLPAVLPLACTDNTLARKVGSINVGFLALMLLFSVCISYAHIGIAILRIRSAEGRQKAFSTCSAHLTAILCAYGPVIIIYLQRTPNPLLGAVVQILNNIVSPMLNSLIYSLRNKEVKRSLRRVFHSVILAIQK; from the coding sequence ATGAGGAATTACTCACTACTCAGTGACTTCATTTTACTGGGAATACCCCAGACACAAGGACTGGAAACTCTACTCTTTGTTGTGTTCTTATTCATCTACTTCTTCACCTTGCTTGGAAATTTGCTCATCTTTGCAGCAATAGTTTCTTCATCTACCCTTCACACCCCTATGTATTTCTTCTTGGGACTTTTATCCATTTTTGACATGTTGTTCCCATCAGTAACCTGCCCCAAGATGCTCCACTATCTCTCTGGCCAGAGCCCAGCTATCTCTTACAAAGGCTGTGCGGCCCAACTATTCTTCTATCACTTCTTGGGTTCTACTGAAGGCTGCCTCTATTCAgtgatggcctatgaccgctatgttGCCATCTGCCACCCACTGAGATACATGCTCATCATGAAACCTGGAGTGTGCCTGGGTTTGGTAGCAATGGCTTGGTCGGTGGGATGTCTTCATGCCACCATCCTGACCTCTCTTACCTTTCAATTAATCTACTGTGCATCCAATCAAGTGGACTACTTTTTCTGTGACCTTCCTGCAGTTTTACCCCTGGCTTGTACTGACAACACACTGGCCCGGAAGGTGGGTTCCATCAATGTTGGCTTTCTGGCTCTGATGCTTCTCTTCAGTGTTTGTATCTCCTATGCACACATTGGGATTGCTATTCTGAGAATCCGTTCAGCAGAGGGCAGGCAGAAAGCATTCTCCACCTGCAGTGCCCACCTCACTGCCATCCTCTGTGCCTATGGACCTGTGATCATTATCTATCTTCAGCGCACACCGAACCCTCTGCTTGGGGCTGTGGtgcaaatattaaataatattgtcTCACCCATGCTGAACTCTTTAATCTATTCACTGAGGAACAAGGAAGTGAAGAGATCCTTGCGGAGAGTTTTCCACAGTGTAATTCTTGCTATTCAGAAATGA